From the genome of Segatella hominis, one region includes:
- a CDS encoding DUF5686 and carboxypeptidase-like regulatory domain-containing protein, which produces MKVFRKLYFVVALLLVSTLQLMAQQKITGRVIDEDGFAVSYASVQYRGHKIAVSSDSQGKFSIEKHPGWVLTVSALSYKSQTISVNEKMDFIEVKLKDDSHKLNEVVVKTKRGKYSRKDNPAVELMRRVIAAKKKTDLSNHDYYQYDKYQKITLALNDLKKEQLEGKFFSKRQYLLDQVETSPYNGKLTLPVSIDETVSQHIYRKDPKTEKDIIKGQQSNGIGQVIQTGEILNTALKDAFTDVDIYDDYVRLLQYPFPSPIGRTGISFYHYYIEDTVYVERDLCYHLQFIPANSQDFGFRGELYVLADSSLHVKKCNLYMPHNTDVNYVKNMKIEQEYTRLDNGEWVLSKDDMIAELHVNSVLQDLLVVRNTRLTDYAFDELPKILFKGKAKVRHDMDAMNRDEAYWNKYRQVDLTKSESSMDSFIHRMENSKGFKYIIFFVKALMENYVEIGGGTDGKKSKFDLGPVNTYISKNFVDGIRLRLAGRTMAALNPHFFWDGYAAYGTKSNDWYTGNIFTYSLNKKKNSPFEFPMRNLTFEVARDVTSPSDENLLHNKDNFFMTFRAATQDEMFLYHRQKLAFTYETDWGFRFNTSLRFQSNRTVGNLHYYHLDGTEVKKIRMTDLNVGINYNPGVTYVNTKQQRLPINLDSPEIGLSHTMGFRGFMGGQYHSNITKLSIYKRQWLGSWGYLDFHAIGQAQWNKVPFPMLILPPINLSYFEQETTISLMKDWEFLNDRQVFWALSWDMNGKLLNRIPLIKKLKWREWFAIKGVWGHLTDKNNPYLEKNQGDGRLFKFPKNSHVMNDTPYWECVAGVHNIFKFFSVEYVRRLTYLNNNNIDKWGIRFGFMMSF; this is translated from the coding sequence ATGAAGGTTTTTAGAAAATTGTATTTTGTAGTTGCGCTGCTGCTGGTTTCTACACTCCAGCTGATGGCCCAACAAAAGATAACAGGACGAGTCATAGATGAGGATGGATTTGCCGTTTCCTATGCCAGCGTGCAATATCGCGGGCATAAGATAGCCGTGTCCAGCGACAGTCAGGGTAAGTTCTCCATCGAGAAACATCCAGGCTGGGTGCTCACAGTATCTGCCCTGAGCTACAAGTCGCAGACCATCAGCGTAAACGAGAAAATGGATTTCATAGAAGTAAAGCTGAAAGATGACAGTCATAAGCTCAACGAGGTGGTGGTGAAGACCAAGCGAGGCAAATACAGTCGTAAGGACAATCCTGCCGTGGAGCTGATGAGGCGAGTGATAGCTGCCAAGAAAAAGACAGATCTCAGCAATCATGATTACTATCAGTATGACAAGTATCAGAAGATAACGCTTGCCCTCAACGACCTGAAGAAAGAGCAGTTGGAAGGCAAGTTCTTCAGCAAGCGACAGTATCTTCTGGACCAGGTGGAGACCTCTCCCTATAACGGCAAGCTTACCCTTCCAGTGAGCATCGACGAGACGGTTTCGCAGCACATCTATCGCAAGGATCCGAAGACAGAGAAAGATATCATCAAGGGCCAGCAGAGCAATGGCATCGGACAGGTAATCCAGACCGGCGAGATACTTAACACTGCCCTCAAGGATGCCTTCACCGATGTGGATATCTACGACGACTACGTGCGCCTGCTGCAGTATCCGTTCCCTTCACCTATCGGCAGAACGGGTATCTCCTTCTATCATTATTATATAGAAGACACGGTGTATGTAGAGCGAGACCTCTGCTATCATCTCCAGTTTATACCTGCCAATTCGCAGGACTTCGGTTTCCGTGGAGAGCTGTACGTTCTCGCAGACAGTTCGCTGCACGTGAAGAAATGCAATCTCTACATGCCTCACAATACCGACGTGAACTATGTGAAGAATATGAAGATAGAGCAGGAATACACCAGGCTCGACAACGGCGAATGGGTGCTCTCGAAAGACGATATGATAGCCGAACTGCACGTGAACAGTGTGCTGCAAGACCTGCTCGTGGTGAGGAACACCCGACTTACCGACTATGCCTTCGATGAACTGCCGAAGATACTCTTCAAGGGTAAGGCCAAGGTAAGGCACGATATGGATGCCATGAACCGCGACGAGGCCTACTGGAACAAATACAGGCAGGTGGACCTCACAAAGAGTGAATCGTCGATGGACAGCTTTATCCACCGCATGGAAAATTCGAAGGGATTCAAGTATATCATCTTCTTCGTGAAAGCCCTGATGGAGAACTACGTGGAGATAGGTGGCGGTACGGACGGCAAGAAGAGCAAGTTTGATCTCGGACCGGTGAACACCTATATCTCCAAGAACTTCGTGGATGGTATCCGACTGCGACTGGCCGGTAGAACCATGGCTGCCCTCAATCCGCATTTCTTCTGGGACGGATATGCAGCCTACGGTACCAAGAGCAACGACTGGTACACGGGCAATATCTTCACTTATTCGCTCAACAAGAAGAAGAACAGTCCGTTTGAATTCCCGATGCGCAACCTCACTTTCGAGGTGGCCCGAGATGTGACTTCTCCTTCAGACGAGAACCTGCTGCACAACAAGGACAACTTCTTCATGACCTTCCGTGCTGCCACTCAGGACGAGATGTTCCTCTACCACCGCCAGAAGTTGGCATTCACCTACGAGACCGACTGGGGTTTCCGATTCAATACGAGTCTCCGCTTCCAGAGCAACCGTACGGTGGGCAATCTCCACTACTATCATCTGGACGGTACCGAGGTGAAGAAGATTCGCATGACCGACCTCAACGTGGGCATCAACTATAATCCGGGTGTTACCTATGTGAATACCAAGCAGCAGCGACTGCCTATCAATCTCGACAGTCCGGAAATCGGACTTTCGCACACGATGGGCTTCAGGGGCTTCATGGGCGGTCAGTATCACAGCAATATCACCAAGTTGAGCATCTACAAGCGCCAGTGGCTCGGCAGTTGGGGTTATCTCGACTTCCATGCCATCGGACAGGCACAGTGGAACAAGGTGCCGTTCCCAATGCTCATCCTGCCTCCTATCAACCTCTCTTACTTTGAGCAGGAGACAACAATCAGTTTGATGAAAGACTGGGAATTCCTCAACGACCGCCAGGTGTTCTGGGCACTCTCTTGGGATATGAACGGCAAGCTGCTCAACCGCATTCCGCTCATCAAGAAACTCAAGTGGCGCGAGTGGTTTGCCATCAAGGGCGTGTGGGGCCATCTTACCGACAAGAACAATCCATATCTGGAGAAGAACCAGGGAGACGGAAGGCTGTTTAAGTTCCCTAAAAACTCTCATGTGATGAATGATACACCTTACTGGGAGTGCGTGGCTGGTGTGCACAACATCTTCAAGTTCTTCTCAGTAGAGTATGTGAGACGACTCACCTATCTGAATAACAACAACATCGACAAGTGGGGTATCCGTTTCGGCTTCATGATGTCGTTCTGA
- a CDS encoding LacI family DNA-binding transcriptional regulator yields MKQRRTSLKDLAAQLGVSIATVSRALRNSHEVGEEMTKKVKNLAKELNYRPNPFAQSLRKEAPRVIGVIVPNLVTHYYAAVLDGIEDYATKHGYSVISANSHEDYEREVMALDNFLNMHVEGIIACLAQDTIDYSHFEQLHKMSIPLVFFARCCLEDKFSQVVGNGDVAAQEATQHLIETGSKRIAFIGGPNHLDMVRRRKHGYLEALRDNHIPIERNLVVCDKIDFDVARNATLKLLEGDNRPDAILAFNDIITYAAFDAIKAKGLRIPQDVAIIGFTDGDSAAFVTPRLTAIMDKAHEQGTKACELLMRSINGDEKIYKEVVPMILKIRESSEKQESL; encoded by the coding sequence ATGAAACAACGTAGAACCTCTTTGAAGGATTTGGCAGCCCAGCTTGGTGTCAGCATAGCTACCGTTTCTCGCGCTTTGCGCAATAGCCACGAAGTGGGCGAGGAGATGACCAAGAAGGTTAAGAATCTGGCCAAGGAACTCAATTATAGACCTAACCCGTTTGCGCAGAGCCTCCGCAAGGAAGCACCGCGCGTGATAGGTGTCATCGTCCCTAATCTGGTGACCCACTACTATGCTGCCGTTCTCGATGGTATAGAAGATTATGCAACCAAACACGGTTATTCCGTTATCAGTGCCAACAGTCATGAAGATTATGAGCGAGAGGTAATGGCACTCGACAACTTCCTCAATATGCACGTGGAAGGCATCATTGCCTGTCTGGCGCAGGATACCATAGACTATTCTCATTTCGAACAACTTCATAAGATGTCCATACCGCTTGTATTCTTCGCCCGCTGCTGTCTGGAAGACAAGTTCTCTCAGGTGGTAGGAAATGGAGATGTGGCAGCGCAGGAAGCCACGCAGCACCTCATCGAAACCGGTTCGAAACGTATCGCATTCATCGGCGGTCCTAACCATCTTGATATGGTGCGCCGCCGCAAGCACGGCTATCTGGAGGCTCTCAGAGATAATCATATTCCGATAGAAAGAAACCTGGTTGTCTGTGACAAAATTGATTTCGATGTGGCCCGCAACGCAACTCTGAAACTCCTGGAGGGCGACAATCGTCCGGATGCTATCTTAGCTTTCAACGATATCATCACCTATGCAGCCTTTGACGCCATCAAGGCCAAAGGGCTTCGCATTCCACAGGATGTTGCCATCATCGGCTTTACGGATGGAGACTCGGCTGCCTTCGTTACTCCTCGTCTCACAGCCATCATGGACAAGGCTCACGAGCAGGGAACCAAGGCATGCGAACTCCTGATGAGAAGTATCAATGGTGATGAGAAGATATATAAAGAGGTGGTACCGATGATTCTGAAAATCAGAGAAAGTTCTGAAAAACAGGAATCGCTATAA
- a CDS encoding response regulator transcription factor, protein MKILLADRQDITRAGMIYVLQGMEGLEWKYTDDKAELMLALKENDDTVVVLDYTSFDINDADELLILQQRFTHTRWLLFSEDLSAELVRVLIASSMQFSILLKECPLSEIKEAIKFCVHGNRFICQRMMEVLLAPKHEVEEKVNLTKTETEILKDIALGMTTKEIADKRFSSFHTVNTHRKNIFRKLNVNNVHEATKYALRAGLVDTAEYYI, encoded by the coding sequence ATGAAAATTTTATTAGCAGACAGACAGGACATCACCCGTGCGGGCATGATATACGTGCTGCAGGGGATGGAAGGACTGGAATGGAAATATACGGATGACAAGGCCGAACTGATGCTGGCGCTGAAGGAGAACGATGATACGGTAGTGGTCTTAGACTACACCTCATTCGATATCAACGATGCCGATGAACTGCTGATACTCCAGCAGCGATTCACTCACACACGCTGGCTGCTCTTCAGCGAAGATCTGAGTGCCGAGCTGGTAAGGGTATTGATAGCCAGCAGCATGCAGTTCAGTATTCTGCTGAAGGAGTGTCCGCTTTCAGAAATTAAGGAAGCCATCAAGTTCTGCGTGCATGGCAACCGGTTCATCTGTCAGCGCATGATGGAAGTGCTTCTGGCTCCTAAGCATGAGGTAGAGGAGAAGGTTAACCTGACGAAGACGGAGACGGAGATACTGAAAGATATCGCTCTCGGCATGACGACCAAGGAAATAGCAGACAAGCGATTCTCAAGTTTCCATACCGTGAACACTCATCGCAAGAATATCTTCCGCAAGCTGAATGTGAACAATGTTCATGAGGCTACCAAGTATGCGCTGAGGGCAGGACTCGTGGATACTGCAGAATACTATATCTGA